The region TGTAGTTGTGGTAATGGCCAGCTTGTCGTTGGTTCGCTTGAGCGACGATGAATCCAAAGTCGTCTGAAAGCGTCGACTCGAGAATGCCTTCACCGCCGGGGCCGTTGTACATCGAAAGCCCCATTTGATCGTCCGAGTCGGCATCTTGGATGAAGTTGACGAACATCGTCACCGAAGACTTCAACGCGGTGATTGGCTGGGCACTTGCCTTCCACATGTCTGACGATTGGTTGTTAAGCGATCGTTGTTCCAGCCAGTAGACGATCAGGTTCTGATAGCCAAACTTGTAGCGGAAGCCTGCGTTTCTGTTTTGGCCACTGCTGGATGTGCAGTAGTTGATGTAACTGTCCCAGTTACCACTGTAAGGGTAGCTGACGTTGTCCAGGCCCAACGCTGTGATAAACGTATCTCGACGGGTAAAGTCGAAGTAATGGACTTGGTCGGAGCCATCACTTTGCTTCCCACTGTAAGCCCAAACTTCGCGAACCTGACCTCCTGGCGAAAACGTACCGGTCGTTCCACTTGGATAGTAATTAATGATGTCACCGTTACCGCGGCGAACGCGAACTCGCTCGAATGACTTCGTGGAAGAAACAACCACTTTGTCGTATTGGTATTCTGCGGTGACTTGGGCCTGGGCATCTGTCTGCGGAGCAGGGCCTTTGGCGGTCGCCCATTGTGGCTCGAATTCGAGGTTACCATAAACCGGCGATCCCAGCTCTTCGTACATCTGGAACTGGTTGGCGGTGACGTGATCGACCCCTAAGGTATTGAAGGCTTTGAACTCGCTGTCGTCGTTCATCGAGCCCGACAAATCAAGCACCATCATGATGTCACGCGGTTGATATGCGGCGGCGCTTTGTGCTTGAACACTGAACGTATCTCTGCCGAGCAAATGGCCGAAGAAGAACGGCATGTTGTCGTACCGCATGCTCACTTTGACGGTGGATGCAGGACGTTCTGAAGGGACGATTTCTTTGGTGGTGTCGTCCCATTCGCCATAATCAATTTCCAGTCCCTGCGAGTAATTCGTCAGGAAGTGGTCGACACTATCGGCGACCGGCTGGTTATCATATTCTTTCCACTGCGTGCCGACTGGATTACGAACCAGGTATTCGTGAACTGCTTCGGTAGCTGCGTCTTCGCCATTGATCAGCGAGCCAGCCCCGGCCAACGTCGCGGCATCGACGCTACGCTGCAGTTGCGACTGCATAGTGTACATGTAACCGACATCGATGCTGAACGCGAGCATCGCCATCATCACAATCATCAGCACTGCGGAAAGCACGACAATGATGCCGCGTTTGCGATGCGAGCCTACGTAAGACATTTCCTCGTCGGGGGAAATTGTACGGCGAAACATAAACTCTCTCCTGGGGGATTTGAAAGAAGCTAGTTCTGAGTCAGTGCGAGCCGATGGATGGTCGTGCTGGCTTGCTCGCGTTGACGCAAATATTCAAAAGGTCCGAAACGAAATTTAGGGAGTTCGCTTCCTGCTGTTCCGATGTTGCGTTTCGGCAACAATTGAGGGAGCAGCTTTCTGCGGTGAACCTCTCTGAAGGAGAGAGATGACGAGTGTCCTTGCTAATTGAAAAAGTAGGTTACAACCTCACCCGAGGTCGGGAAATTCTTTCAGATTGCGCGGAATGTGGAACGTAGTTCGGCGACGACATGGTTAAGCGAATCGGAATCTTAGGAGCAAGCTGCCGAGCGGCTGCTCAGTCTTGTGCCAAAGCAGGCTTAGAAGTCGAAGTGGTCGACTTGTTCACCGACTTTGATACGCGGCAAGTTGCCGATGTGCGTGTCCTGAAAAATCTTCCGTGGACTGCACCAAAGTGGCTGAGCGAATCCAGCGTCGATGCGTGGTGTTACGCAGGCGGTCCGGAGAACTACCGTGGCGTTGTCCGGAAGATGTCGAAGATTCGTCCACTGCTTGGAAACTCGGCCGATACGCTTTGGAAAGTTCGCAATCCATTTTGGCTCGCTGACTTGGCCGAGCGGCATCAATTCGCGTTTCCTGAAACGCATCGCGTACACGACCCCAACTACGATCCCGTCAACCCTCGGCGAAGCGAGAAGTGGTTGCTCAAGCCGTTCAAATCTGGCGGAGGCCTGCGGATTGAAACGCTACGGTCACTTCCTGAACTGCCGCGTCGGTTTTACTTGCAGCGAAAACTTTCAGGCAGACCGATGTCGGCAGCCATTCTTTCCACGAAGGCTGGCTGGCAAATCCTGGGACGGTGTCGTCTGGACGTGGGACGTACGTATGGAGTGCCAGGACCGTTCGTGTTTGCAGGAGCCACATTGGTAAGCCATGTCGGTACGTCTGAAATTCGGAAGATGGTCGACGCCATCCATCACGAAGCCAATATGATTGGGCTGTGGGGGATCGACTATATCGAGTCCGATCAGGCAACGCTGTTGGAAGTGAATCCGCGCTGGACAGCATCGATGGCGTTGTTCGATCGCCAACGTGACGATCCATTGATGCGTTATCATGTCGCCGCGTGCGTGGGGGAAACAGTCGAGCGTTTGCCGCGTGGAAGATCAGGTTCCAGCGGTTCACGAATCGTCTACGCAAACCGGCGACTTACGTTCACCACGGCGTTACTTGAAAAGGTGCTCGCCGTATATTCCGATCAGGTTGCGGATATTCCAATGCCAGACACGGTCATCGAAAAAGGGCATCCGATCTGCACGCTCTATGTCGATGGAATTGATGCGGCAGACGTGGAGTCGACGATTTTGAACGAAGCCTCCAGACTGCGATGCCTGCTTTACGAAGATTCCTGATTCGGCTCGTTAGGGTTCGGCTTCCAGTTGCGACCCGCGAGTTGCGGTTGGTAGTCGACGTGTCCAGCAAGTCGGGCAATTTCTTGGGTCGCGGCGGCAATCATTTCTTTGTCTGAGTCAAAGTCTGCGGGGTATAAAAGTTCGCCGACAGTGATGACTACGTTCGCTGGCATGAAGAACGGGCTGATCACGCTTTTGCCGAATGGAGCCCCATCGATATAGACCGGCAAGATCGGCACATTAGCCCTGCGTGCTAGTAACGCCGCCCCCGGTCGGACCGGCAACATGAACTCGTCCGTAGTGTTGATTCGACCTTCCGGAAGAACACCAACCCAGATGCCGTTGTTCAATAATCGGGCCGCTTCACGCACCGAGGCATTGTCGATTCCGCCACGTCGGGTGGGGATGGCGCCCGTCTCGCGAAGGAACCAGCCGAACAACCGGTTGCTAAAATACTCCCGGGCCACAAACCACCGCACGCGGCGTTTGGCTGCCAGGTGGATAAAGAACGGGTCGACGCTGCTGCGATGGTTGGCGACGATCACGGCTCCTTGATCGCGAGACAGCGGAAGGCCGCAGGGGGCCTTAGTTCGCCAAAGCAGTCTCAGTAAGATAAAAGCCGTGCGATCTAGAAGAAATTGGACTAAGGTGTATTCTGTTCGCTTGGGCAGCCAACAAAGCACCAAGAGAACCACCAGGAAGGTGGAGGCAATCGTTAAGAGTACAAGGAAGACGCTCAAGAGATGATCAGAATTGAGGGGACACAAAGTGCAAATCGGAATTGTCAGCGATACGCACGGCCATGGAACCTTCGCCCAAGCGGCCGCCTACATGCTGGAAGAATTCTCAGTAGAACAAGTTTTGCATTGTGGCGATATCGGGAGTACCGGAGTAGTCCAGGTTTTCTCGCAATGGCCGACGCATTACGTCTACGGAAACACCGACGATAGCCGCGAGGTTTTGCAGGAAGAGATCGATGCCGTCGGTGGGAAGTACTATGGGCAAGTTGCCGACATCGAGCTCGACGGTCGCCGTATCGGTATGACCCATGGAGACGACAAAGCCCTGCTTACGCGCATGATACGCTCGGAAGAATACGACCTGATCTGCTTTGGGCACACACACCAAGTCAGTGTGCGGCAAGTGGGGCATACGTGGGTGATCAATCCGGGGGCATTGTATCGTGCGGTCCGTCACACGGTCGCAATCGTCGATCTAAAGACGATGCATCATGAAGTGGTTCAAGTGTAGATCGGTTTTCAAAGAGCCTGTTCACCGATCTCTATTTTAAGAATTGGGTGTACGCGCTGCTTGGAATCTTTCCCAGGTTAGGCCCTCTGCCCTTAAATTCGCTCTTGTCAGACGCCGGTTTCACCCCAATATGGCGCACGCAGGACGTATGTTTGGTGCATAGGTCCCGAATATTTGTTGTACACTTGTACAATACTTTTTTATAATGGATGGAAAGCGAGCGAGTGCTGAAAATTAGGGGGCCGATTACAGCACTCTGTCGGTGGCCAAGCGGCGCAAAAAAATGCCTCGGCAACTTCGAGAAGCGACCGAGGCATTCTGAATCGTGTTTTGGGTTTTGCCGTATCGGCAGAGCCATCTAGCTGGCCAGCTTGGCAATTCGATTGACTGGGGTGTAACCGCCTGGCTCGAATTGCTTGTACTGCATCAAGTAGGCATCTTCGGTCGTGTCTTCGTAGAAATCACGTAGCAGCGAGATCGCTTTGAAATCGAGACTGCGGAAAAACTTCTGGGCTTCCAGGTTCGTCTCGCGAACTTCCAGCAAGATCTGACGGCGACGACGGTGGGTCAGCTTCGAGACCAACTTACCGATCATCTGACGGCCGACACCAAAGCGACGCATCGAAGGAGCGACGGCTAGGTTCAACAGGTGAAGTCGCGTGTTGAGGATCTCGTAGATCATGTAGCCGGCGATGCGATCTTCATGCTCGGCGACCATGCCGATGCAGTTTCGTTCGCGAAGGCATTTGACGAACTCTTCCTCGCTCCAGGCATACTCGAAGCTGAGGCTTTCAATATCGAGAACCTCTTGCATATCCCGTCGAATCATCCATCGGATATGAACAGGTAATGTTCGTTGACTGACTTGACTCATGCCGGACTCCTTCCGAATAGCCAAAGCTGAATTTAGCCGAGAGCGTTTGCCGCCGATCGTTTGGCTGCGCTTCGCTTGTCATTGGAAACACATCCTCCTCACGACCGGCTCGGATTGTCTGTCTGAGGAAGCGGTAACCTATCAGAATTGCAGAAATGTGCCAAGCCGAAAGCCTGGCGGTTTACCCCGAAGTCAGCATCTTCGAGTGCTAGCTGTTAAACGGCGTAGAATAATCGGGCAACGTACGTTAGCTACGCGTCATCAAAGCCGCTGAGCGGATCGGTAACGACGCCCAAGCTACCGCGGCAATGATTAGCAATCCGATGAAATGAGGCGGCAGGAAGAGCCACCAGAACAGCCCCAGCAGCACACCGCAAATCTGAGGGTTACGCGTCATCCAATCGGAAGCCACGTGCGAAACACGATCGATGATGGGGTGCCGAACCAGCATCAAGCCGATCGCGGCAAACGCCAACACGCTGGCCATCAGCGGCGGCCAATACGAATAGGTACGTGTCGATGCTGGGCGAACCGTTAGCGTCGGGCTGATCGTCGAAAGTCGGAAGTAATGGAACCGATCGTCCAGGCCATCGCGAATGGCCGCCAGCGAGTTCGGCACATAGTTCCCGGTCGTTCGATCTGACACCGACCAGGATTCCACTTCCGCCGCATTGTCGCCGAGCAACTGCCGGATAATGTCGCGCGTTTGTTCAGGCGTTTCGCCTCGCTTTCGCAGCAGTTCCTGGTACTGCGTCAGAACGGCAAACGCTTGTTCGATTCGTAGTTTGTTCCAGCGTTGGATTTCCAAAGAACCGATCCCGGATTGGGTATCGCGCGAAGCATCTTTCAGATCGAACGCGGTTAGAATCTGGTCGCGATGCCAAACCATCCGATCGAGATGAGGCGTACCTTCCAGCGTCCATTGCGGAGGCAACGCGACGCGAAGCATCTCTTCCACATTGCTGGAGAAGTCGGGTGTCGGCCGCTGGAATTGTTGCAACTGATCCGGCAAGCTGGTCAACTCGGTCCGGAAAGCAATCTCGACTACCTGCGGCAGGCTGTTCGACTTCAATGGAATGGTGATGGTGTCGTCATTCTTTTCGACATGGTGCTGTCGAGCGAAGTCGACGCCGACGGCCAGTATTTCGACCGAGCTTGGCAGTTTGAAATCGATGGAAGGATTGCCTTGCGGCATGACCGAAACACGCGTCAAGCCGAACGCATGTTTCCGCGTATCGACTTGAATGGTGGTTTCCATGCTGGTGATCGATGGCTTGCCGGTTGGGTTAGAACGCTGGAACATTTCGCAGCGATAGTCTGGCCGCGTCGCACTCAGCAGCTGATGCGATTCCGGCGTGTTGGCAGTCAGCCAGCGTAGCGAAGCGGTGGTGGGATTGAGGGCCTGGGAATACCACAGCACCTCTTGGTCGTCCACTTCTCGCGGAACGGCGACCCATTGGCTGACACGATGTTGACCGATCAAACGAATCGGAGAGAACGCCAGCCGACGCCCAGGAAGCGTTTTCAGCGTTCCTGTCCATTCAAATTCCGAAAGCCCTGGCAGCGGCGACTTCGGCACCAGCGTGTAAACGTATCCGGAATCGTCCGGTAGCAAACGTGACTCCACGTGGAAGTCTTCGATCGAGTCGATGTCGAGCTCGATTTCCTTCGGCACAAGCCACTGAAGCGATCCAACGCTGCCGCTTCGAATGTCGAGCGTGCCGACCCATTTCAGTTTCCAGATGCCGGACTTGCGATTGACGATCGTCAGCAAGTCGCTCGAAATCACGACATTGTTGGGAAGGACCTGCCAGACAGTAGGTTGATCGGGATCGACAAGTTGCCACTGCCCGACGGTCACTAGTTCTTCCTCGGTCGACTCGGCCGATTCTTCCTGCAGCGGAACCAGATTGCTCGAGCGAGGCGAGCGGATCAGCACCGCGTGATCGCGTGCGACTTGGACGCGGCAAGACTGCGTGTGAACTTCACGGATCTTGATCGGATCGATGGTGACGTTCATCGATTCGGTTGAACGCCAGCAGCGGCCATCGATGGAAAGTTCCTGCAGCCCGCTGACATTACTCAGCAACAGCACGCCTAGTTCGCCCGAGTCGCGGTCATAGTGCCATTGGATTGGACGCAAGAGTCCGTCGACAAGGTACTGCACCGAATCGACGTCGCAGTCAGGCATCATCTGCACAACATATTGCTTGGCCTGACCGGAATAGGTTTCGATCTGTGCTTTTAATTCAAAGTTGTAACCGTCGGCATCGAAGTCGAGTCGATAACGGAGGTCGGCATTGCCGCGTGTGGCAATCGGCCGCGTGGAAATAAGCCAGTCAAGCGGCTCCATGGTGGCCACGGCAACGGCGAAGCGGAAGTTGGGCGATTCTTCCCCCCAGTCCCGCAGGAACTCGTCTTGCGACAAGATACTGACACGCGATTGAGCCTGACTTTGAACTTGCAGCTGGCTGATCGCGGACACCGCCACCCAGCGTCGCTGGAGCGAACCATTGAGGACTTCGATGTTGGGGAATCGGAGCTGCCCAACAAGCTGCGCCCCTTCCAGCGAGAAGCGAAGATCGATGCTCTCGATCGGCGTTTCTTTCTCAGCCAGGCTGATTGCATACGTCCGTGTCGAAGCGGAGACACTTGTCGATTGCACTTCGGCCGTCCAGTTGAGCGTTTCTGGCATGTCGAGCGAAAGCCGCGAGTCGACCGCCAGCAAGATGGGACCCATCTCTTGAGGACGGCTCGTCAAGTCGAGCCGAACGCGGAGGTTGACGTCGTCCTCGTTGAACTCAAGCAAGTCGAGTTCGCGAAATTCAAACTTGGTTTGCAGTTCCGGCGATTTCCATTTTAGATCGAAACCAGGGACACCGCCGAGCGGAATGGTTTGCCGAATATTGGAAGCTTCGATGGAGACTTCGCGATTGGCGAACTCGATTTTGGGAGACCCCATCTTCATCGAGTCGGCGATGGTAACGGCCGTGCTGATGTGAGAAGGGGTTTCGATGTGCAGCGAAAGGGGCATGCTGCCGCTGCTGATCACCGGCAAGCTGCTTTTGATCACCACCGTGTGCCGCCCCATTTCTTTCAGTGGAAGCACGAGTTCGCTGGTAGTGGTGTCGAAAGGATTCGGCAAGATGCTGCCGCTATCGGTCGAAGTGCTTAACTGGTCGACCGCCGTGCTCAGTTCGGTGCCGAGCTGGGCGTCGAAGGGAATGCGAACCGTTTGATTGGTTTTAAGCGTCACCACTTCGATGTGGGTCGTCACGGCAATTTCCGTGGCTGGCTGCACGGAATCGATCAACGTGATCTCGTACCGCATTCCTTCCACAATACTTTGTGGCAGTGCTCCTTGCGGTTTGTCCGAGAGAGCATTAAGACGCTCGTACAGCGGAAGCGGCAAATAAGCTTGGCCGATCGGCTTTCGGTCAGGTCCCATCGGAATGAGCACTGGATAAACGACGTTGCTCTTCGCTGTCTCTTGGGCCGACGCCGGTGCGATTGTTTCAGTGACTAGCGACACCGCCAACAAAAGGGACATGCTGGTCACCGTAACAGTCGACCCAGTGGTGTAGTTAGTTGGGGATTGGCTGAACGGAATACGGAGAAACGCTCCGATCCCGCCGAGCACGATTCCTAAAAATCCTGCGGAAGTGAGAGGAGCCATTGCATCTGGCAGCCACGGCGTGATCGCGACGATGACGAACAGGGCAATGAAAAACGGGCGTGGGAACTGAGCGAAACCGTACAGTCCGGCAAAGAAAACGATCAGCAGAATGGCAATCGCCGTCAGACTCAGGGAAACGCGATGCACAATCCACAGCGTTCCTTGCGGGAGAGGGACGGTGTCGATCTGAGCAGCTTGATCGGCTTCTTCCATCGACAACAACGCCGCTTGAAACAGACCCGACCAAAGTCCTTGCTGCATGCGACGGCCGAATGTCGACCAGCGTGGGCTGGGATATTGAATTCGATCGAGTCGACTTCCCAGCGCCAGATGTTCGTGCTCGGTCGACGTAGGAAACTGCGAAACGGCAAACGATGGCGCGACGCCGCGAAGCAGACGAATTGGTCCAGGCGAAACGTGATAATGCAACTCGAGACTTGCCGAGACGGATGACTCCGGTATCTCGACTTCGACGATGTCGCCCGTTTGTTTCCAGTGCGACCAAGGTTCGTCTTGCCACTGGACAAGATCGACTGTCGCGTCGGCTGGCAGCGTGAAGGTGGCCTTTGTGGCATCTTGTGTGACGATGTTCCAAACGGAGTTCATCCGCTGAGTGCCGTTATTCTCGATGCTTAACGTGTGATCGGCGGTCGTGGCGAAAACGCCTGGCAGTGGCTGAGTGCCTGACCAATCGCAGAAGACCAAGTCGTCGATGTTCTCAGCCAAACGGCGGATCTCGTCAGGGCGATACTCCAGTCGCGTGACGTCTTCCGACTGCGATGGCGACGGCGAATCGAGATAGACTTTTCGCATCAAGATGGGATCGACGGTGAGGTGACACGACTGTGGCGTTGTCATCGTGAGCGTGCCGCTCTGTGAATCAGACGACGGAACCGCCAGCAGTAGCGGAGCGTCGAATCGTTGGTTCGATTCAGGGAACTG is a window of Bremerella sp. TYQ1 DNA encoding:
- a CDS encoding pilus assembly protein TadG-related protein, giving the protein MFRRTISPDEEMSYVGSHRKRGIIVVLSAVLMIVMMAMLAFSIDVGYMYTMQSQLQRSVDAATLAGAGSLINGEDAATEAVHEYLVRNPVGTQWKEYDNQPVADSVDHFLTNYSQGLEIDYGEWDDTTKEIVPSERPASTVKVSMRYDNMPFFFGHLLGRDTFSVQAQSAAAYQPRDIMMVLDLSGSMNDDSEFKAFNTLGVDHVTANQFQMYEELGSPVYGNLEFEPQWATAKGPAPQTDAQAQVTAEYQYDKVVVSSTKSFERVRVRRGNGDIINYYPSGTTGTFSPGGQVREVWAYSGKQSDGSDQVHYFDFTRRDTFITALGLDNVSYPYSGNWDSYINYCTSSSGQNRNAGFRYKFGYQNLIVYWLEQRSLNNQSSDMWKASAQPITALKSSVTMFVNFIQDADSDDQMGLSMYNGPGGEGILESTLSDDFGFIVAQANQRQAGHYHNYTNIGGGMRVAREELDARARPGAFKMIVLMTDGVANWTNGGVNNSAARDAVINEAHLAAEKGYVIVTISMGAGADTNLMQQVADITKGSHFNIPGGKTGEEYAEELTEVFQQIAGYRPLRLVQ
- a CDS encoding ATP-grasp domain-containing protein; translation: MVKRIGILGASCRAAAQSCAKAGLEVEVVDLFTDFDTRQVADVRVLKNLPWTAPKWLSESSVDAWCYAGGPENYRGVVRKMSKIRPLLGNSADTLWKVRNPFWLADLAERHQFAFPETHRVHDPNYDPVNPRRSEKWLLKPFKSGGGLRIETLRSLPELPRRFYLQRKLSGRPMSAAILSTKAGWQILGRCRLDVGRTYGVPGPFVFAGATLVSHVGTSEIRKMVDAIHHEANMIGLWGIDYIESDQATLLEVNPRWTASMALFDRQRDDPLMRYHVAACVGETVERLPRGRSGSSGSRIVYANRRLTFTTALLEKVLAVYSDQVADIPMPDTVIEKGHPICTLYVDGIDAADVESTILNEASRLRCLLYEDS
- a CDS encoding lysophospholipid acyltransferase family protein, with product MIVANHRSSVDPFFIHLAAKRRVRWFVAREYFSNRLFGWFLRETGAIPTRRGGIDNASVREAARLLNNGIWVGVLPEGRINTTDEFMLPVRPGAALLARRANVPILPVYIDGAPFGKSVISPFFMPANVVITVGELLYPADFDSDKEMIAAATQEIARLAGHVDYQPQLAGRNWKPNPNEPNQESS
- a CDS encoding YfcE family phosphodiesterase, which produces MQIGIVSDTHGHGTFAQAAAYMLEEFSVEQVLHCGDIGSTGVVQVFSQWPTHYVYGNTDDSREVLQEEIDAVGGKYYGQVADIELDGRRIGMTHGDDKALLTRMIRSEEYDLICFGHTHQVSVRQVGHTWVINPGALYRAVRHTVAIVDLKTMHHEVVQV
- the rimI gene encoding ribosomal protein S18-alanine N-acetyltransferase, with protein sequence MSQVSQRTLPVHIRWMIRRDMQEVLDIESLSFEYAWSEEEFVKCLRERNCIGMVAEHEDRIAGYMIYEILNTRLHLLNLAVAPSMRRFGVGRQMIGKLVSKLTHRRRRQILLEVRETNLEAQKFFRSLDFKAISLLRDFYEDTTEDAYLMQYKQFEPGGYTPVNRIAKLAS